In the genome of Silurus meridionalis isolate SWU-2019-XX chromosome 17, ASM1480568v1, whole genome shotgun sequence, the window tatttttctgggaACAAGTTGATTGGAGATTTCTTTAACTCTCTATAGTTTCTCCTTATTCAAGATGGGAAGATGATTAGTATTTAACAGTTAGTATTTTATAACATATCTTAACTTCTCCGTTGAGTTAAGCGAATTCACATTTTCacactaaatataaatttaattatgGGTTACATTCTCGTATTGCTAATATCATTCATATTGGCTCTTTTGTGTTACGTTTAAAGGTCACAATGCAGACGATGTGGCGGAGACAGTGCTGATGAACATGCTTCGCGGTGATATTGCTCGTCTGCGGCGCTGCACAGCGATTAGCACAGCCAGCGATGGTGAAGGAGCAATACCACGCTGCAAACCCCTCAAATATGCTTATGAAAAAGAAATTGTCCTTTATGCCTACTTCAAGAAGCTAGACTATTTCTCTACTGAGTGTATTTACTCACCCAATGCTTACCGTGGCCATGCACGTACCTTTCTCAAAGACTTAGAGGCAGTCAGGCCTAGCGCCATCATGGACATCATACACTCGGGTGAGAACCTCTCTGTAAGGGAAGGAGTGAAGATGCCTGTGCAAGGAACATGCTCACACTGTGGTTACATCTCCAGCCAGGCACTGTGCAAGTCCTGTGTGCTGCTGGAGGGCCTGAACCGAGGCCTGCCCAAACTTGGGATAGGCAAACGCCACCAGCTCCATGATAAGATCTTGGCCCGGCAAGCTTTAACAAAGCATGAGGAGAAGAAGCTAAAGGCAGTGGACTTTTAATTAGGTTTTTTTCTGCAAGTGGCATGTATAATGCACGGGCATCAGGTGTAATCcattgtattattgtttttagCTTTTGGATCTTTAGtctataataaactataatatttCTTTTGAACAACTGTGacttgtgtgtctctgtgtctctgtgtgtgtgtgtgtgtgtgtgtgtgtgtgtggtattgcAAACCTAAGGCTAATTGGTTCAGTAATACAAGAGTAAAGTACCACGGGTACTTGCTGTATTATATTCTAATTTAAACGTGTTTAACCTTTAAAATAGGTTTAATCTATGGGtttaaacttgaaaatataGGCAGACATTAAAAAATCCAATCTAGGTTTTTCAAATTAttgatttaaattaaaacttatattttaatgGGTGgataatgtttataaaataatgaactGGGGTGTAATGGAATTTAATTTACAAAGCAAGCTTTAGACATTTAGAGAGCAAGAGGAAATGAGTGTACATGAATATAAGTAGTAGTGGAAATCTCctaatacagtattttatacTATTAggaattaattatttacttcCTATTTGAATCTCCCTTTTTCATGTCCAAGGTTTTTAAACGATTTGCAGTAAGACCTCATTTAAAGTTACTGTgttgagaaagaaaggaaataaagcATGTTGGATGTGTACAGCAGTGACCACTGCAGGAAGTACAGTATGAGCATGTTGTTGAAGGTGCACTGGTCTGGTTTGTGTGTTCATTCCGAAtcatctgtgttttgtgttttaggcGGGCACTAGAAAGTGCGCGTGGGCACTAGAGGGCGCGCGTGGGCTCACTGAGTGTCCGTCTTTGATGTCGGCGCCGAACTCAGACCTGCGCGTTCGAGGAGCCACACAACTTCAGGAGAACTTGTTTCAGGAaaatattctaataataataatagaaacctACGCGTCACTGCATTATTCTAGCGACGTGGACGCGTACAGGCGAAGAATTTAGCGCAGCATGGACGATTTGGGTAAGACATTTTCTCTTCTCCGTACCTTTATCTTTCCTGTTGGGTGGTGAGGGGGGAAACAACATAGCGGAAAAGTATGGGTGGAATGGGAAGCGCTAACGTTTTACTTCGTCTGTAGCTTCCTGACGGACGATTCACAGTTTTAAACCGAATTAATTCGCATGTGAATTAGTTTTCGCTGTACCAAAGCGGTGGGATTTTGTAGCTGTTCTGCAGTAACTCGTATTTGCAGAACAATTCAGTTAGCTAGCTTGGCTAGCAAGTTTGGGAATGCTAGAATGTCTGACGCATGGTCtaggaatacaaaaaaaatgttttgaatattatacatttttggtCATATTCAGGCACGAATACAGCCGCGTCTTTGTCAGGTTATAGAGATTTGGGCATTCAAATGAGAAGACGCAACCGGTTGATTCCTGTTTTACTATTCCGTGTCCTGCTCGAGTTTTCGACTGCAATTCCGGTGTTCCTCCAGTTCTCTTAATCTCAGTAAAGTGAGTTACTGTAAAGGAATAAACTCAGCAGTTACAAACTAATACCAAGCTCACGTTTAAGTATAAATACCGAACCTCAAATTAGGCAATTTTTAGAATATACACTAATTACATTTCAAGATATGCgtcattttattataatctgtaaaaaaaatatatatatataaaatatataaaaataatatatatatatatatatatatatatatatatatatatatatatatatatatatattaaatccaGGTAAAGTGAAGTAATAAAAAGGATTGTAATTTAATTAAGCAGAAATTGAAGTCATAGTGTGCTGTAAACTCGTCTCGGCCCAGGGAATCCAGGTGCCTTCATTTTATTTGGATAACTTTGTGTTCTTCAGCCTCCTTCCTCTGGTTAACTGCTGCTGCTTCTGTTCAGAGCTCTGTTTAATTCCATATAACtgtctggttaaaaaaaaataaagttgtgaAATCTGGGACAAAGATTAGGAAGGAACTGAGTGAGTAAGGATCATATCCTTCCCACACATCTGACCAAATCTGAAAGGGGAGAAAGTGCCTCCAAGAATGTAGCGCCGCCATTGGGTCAAATTTGTACCTAATTTGGGAGTACGGCTCTAGTCATAATGTTTTAACTATCAAAGAGACGGCATCTCTGGCTACCCTGGGTCAAGAAGAAATCAGCACACCCTATGACATCAGTTTATGCCTAATTGCATTTGTCCTCTCTGATTTTGTCTGACTTTTTTGGCAATGAATCTGACCGTGAAACAGGATGTAAAGC includes:
- the ctu1 gene encoding cytoplasmic tRNA 2-thiolation protein 1 — translated: MPIQCSSCAKHRAVLRRPKTGHSLCKSCFFWAFEEEIHQTIVSARLFNRGETVGIGASGGKDSTVLAHVLKVLNERYDYGLKLLLLSVDEGITGYRDDSLETVKRNQQQYDLPLTIVSYEELYGWTMDAIVKQVGMKNNCTFCGVFRRQALDRGAMMLNVDKICTGHNADDVAETVLMNMLRGDIARLRRCTAISTASDGEGAIPRCKPLKYAYEKEIVLYAYFKKLDYFSTECIYSPNAYRGHARTFLKDLEAVRPSAIMDIIHSGENLSVREGVKMPVQGTCSHCGYISSQALCKSCVLLEGLNRGLPKLGIGKRHQLHDKILARQALTKHEEKKLKAVDF